From Magnolia sinica isolate HGM2019 chromosome 13, MsV1, whole genome shotgun sequence, one genomic window encodes:
- the LOC131223182 gene encoding pentatricopeptide repeat-containing protein At4g32430, mitochondrial translates to MLKRLSKHLPSRALETLHNLLRLGWSDDIDHVAISIALKCFRGDLCSGTQIHAITISSGLDSYVSVSNSLMNMYSKSRQFDQALVIFEALSNRDIVSWNTILSGFHQSDDALGFMLRMCQAGIGFDAVTYTTALAFCAEVGELNFGLQLHSLVLKSGFDSETFVGNALISFYARYHCLNEAKRVFDEMSNRDLVSWNALISGYTQEGDYELEAIWVFVEMLKEGMELDHVSFASVISACGHERSLDLGRQIHGLALKAGYGIHVSVSNVLLSMYSKCEIAKDAKVVFENMVERNVVSWTTMISIDEGNAVSLFNEMRRDGVYPNDVTFVGLVPAVSTENSVKDGQMIHVFCLKTGFLSEVNVSNCLITMYAKFKSMEESKRVFDELNYREIVSWNALISGYAQNGLCQEALQTFSFMILEEKPNQFTFGSILSSIASAEAVSLMHGRQSHCWTIKLGLNTDEVVLGALVHMYAKRGSITESQLVFDEVPQRSLVAWTAIITSHAMHGDYESVMSLFKRMERARVQPDSITFLAVLTACSRRGMVDVGCQVFNSMVRDHLIEPSAEHFSCMVDMLGRAGQLEEAEEFMKRMPTGPSLSALQSLLGACRIHGNVEMGKRVSDALMEMGPMESGVYVLMSNIYAEKGEWEKVAKIRKGMRERGVKKEVGCSWVDMVHVDGAMHMHGFTSDDRSHPRAEEICRMVECLGLEMRFLERRGF, encoded by the coding sequence ATGTTGAAGCGTTTGAGTAAACACCTCCCTTCCAGAGCTCTTGAAACCCTCCACAACCTGCTCCGATTGGGCTGGTCAGACGATATCGACCATGTCGCCATCTCGATCGCTCTGAAATGCTTCCGTGGAGATCTGTGTTCTGGTACTCAAATCCATGCCATCACAATCTCATCTGGTCTTGATTCGTATGTCTCTGTTTCTAATTCCCTCATGAACATGTACTCCAAGTCCAGGCAATTCGATCAAGCGCTTGTGATCTTTGAGGCGTTATCTAATCGGGATATTGTTTCTTGGAACACCATTCTCTCAGGCTTCCATCAGAGTGACGATGCATTGGGATTCATGCTCCGAATGTGTCAAGCAGGCATTGGCTTTGATGCCGTGACTTACACTACCGCTCTAGCCTTCTGTGCGGAGGTTGGAGAGCTCAATTTTGGATTGCAATTGCATTCACTTGTATTGAAATCTGGATTTGATTCAGAAACATTTGTTGGCAATGCACTTATATCATTTTATGCAAGGTATCACTGTCTCAATGAAGCGaaaagagtgtttgatgaaatgtccaaTAGAGATTTGGTTTCTTGGAATGCTTTGATTTCTGGTTACACACAAGAAGGGGACTACGAGCTAGAAGCAATTTGGGTCTTTGTTGAAATGTTGAAAGAGGGGATGGAACTCGACCACGTCTCTTTCGCGAGTGTGATATCAGCTTGTGGCCATGAAAGAAGCTTAGATCTTGGAAGGCAAATACATGGGTTAGCATTAAAAGCAGGGTATGGAATCCACGTTTCTGTTTCGAACGTTCTCTTGTCAATGTATTCAAAGTGTGAAATTGCCAAAGACGCGAAGGTGGTTTTTGAAAACATGGTCGAACGGAATGTCGTCTCCTGGACGACGATGATCTCTATAGATGAGGGAAATGCGGTTTCACTCTTCAATGAGATGCGACGGGATGGGGTTTATCCGAATGATGTGACGTTTGTTGGATTAGTCCCTGCTGTTTCCACCGAGAATTCGGTGAAAGATGGCCAAATGATTCATGTGTTTTGCTTAAAAACTGGTTTCTTGTCAGAAGTGAATGTCTCTAACTGTTTGATTACCATGTATGcaaaattcaagtccatggaagaGTCTAAAAGGGTCTTTGATGAACTGAATTATAGAGAGATTGTTTCTTGGAATGCTTTGATTTCCGGCTATGCTCAAAATGGACTATGTCAAGAAGCTTTACAGACCTTCTCTTTTATGATATTGGAAGAGAAGCCAAACCAATTCACTTTTGGCAGCATCCTCAGTTCAATTGCCTCTGCTGAAGCTGTGTCCCTGATGCATGGCCGACAGTCCCACTGCTGGACAATCAAGCTAGGCCTGAACACTGATGAGGTCGTCTTGGGTGCGCTTGTCCATATGTATGCCAAACGGGGGAGCATCACAGAATCTCAACTGGTGTTTGATGAGGTACCTCAGAGAAGCCTAGTGGCATGGACTGCAATCATCACGTCCCACGCTATGCATGGGGATTATGAATCTGTGATGAGTTTGTTTAAAAGGATGGAAAGGGCCAGAGTGCAGCCTGATTCAATCACGTTCCTTGCTGTACTCACAGCTTGTAGCCGCAGGGGGATGGTCGACGTGGGTTGTCAAGTATTCAATTCGATGGTCAGAGATCATCTGATCGAGCCATCCGCAGAGCATTTTTCCTGTATGGTGGATATGTTGGGCCGGGCAGGGCAGCTTGAGGAGGCTGAGGAATTTATGAAGCGGATGCCAACAGGGCCCAGTTTGTCTGCATTGCAAAGTCTGCTTGGAGCTTGTAGGATACATGGGAATGTGGAGATGGGCAAGAGGGTATCTGATGCTTTGATGGAGATGGGGCCCATGGAGTCTGGGGTATATGTATTGATGTCCAACATCTATGCTGAGAAAGGGGAGTGGGAGAAGGTGGCAAAGATAAGGAAAGggatgagagagaggggggtgaAGAAGGAGGTTGGGTGCAGTTGGGTGGACATGGTCCACGTTGATGGTGCCATGCATATGCATGGATTCACGTCCGATGATCGGTCACATCCAAGGGCCGAGGAGATATGTAGGATGGTGGAGTGTTTGGGACTAGAAATGAGATTTTTGGAGAGAAGGGGATTCTGA
- the LOC131223183 gene encoding pentatricopeptide repeat-containing protein At2g01390-like — MSKKNLLSLIKPPSCKKPKSPSPLPQARIRRLAENISEILKTHQSWDEVLETQFAQDPEIAVSDVLDRIRDVKLGLMLFIWAFRRNDGSANASTYSALLKILARSSEFQEIESVLKTMKSENKTPSREAFDALIIAFSRAGSAEKAHELYSVVKETHRCLPSIIASNSLLSALIAYGQIHIACQGQERTWDKFRRAT; from the exons ATGTCCAAAAAGAATCTCCTCTCACTCATCAAACCCCCTTCTTGCAAAAAGCCCAAATCCCCTTCTCCTCTCCCACAAGCCAGAATCCGCCGTCTCGCAGAGAATATCTCCGAAATCCTCAAGACCCATCAATCATGGGACGAAGTCCTCGAAACCCAATTCGCCCAAGACCCCGAAATAGCCGTATCCGACGTCTTGGATCGAATTCGCGACGTCAAACTGGGCCTCAtgctcttcatctgggcctttcgCCGGAACGACGGATCCGCCAACGCTTCCACTTATTCTGCCCTCCTCAAGATCTTAGCCCGGTCATCAGAGTTTCAAGAAATTGAATCCGTACTGAAAACGATGAAGAGCGAAAATAAAACCCCGAGCCGCGAAGCATTCGATGCTCTGATCATAGCCTTTTCCCGTGCTGGGTCAGCCGAGAAAGCCCATGAGCTCTACTCTGTTGTGAAGGAAACACATCGCTGTTTGCCGAGCATCATTGCCTCAAATTCGTTGCTTTCTGCTTTGATTGCCTATGGACAGATTCACATTGCTTGCCAG GGTCAGGAAAGGACATGGGACAAGTTTAGGAGAGCAACGTAG